A part of Pseudarthrobacter phenanthrenivorans Sphe3 genomic DNA contains:
- a CDS encoding MFS transporter, producing the protein MAIATTCLVLFATWGGSKYEWNDPIILALIAGTVLAAVAFVLVERRTAEPIIPLHLFKDRNFNLTTIAGLLIGVAMFGAIGYLPTYLQMAFSVNATGSGLLMIPMMGALLVASVVSGQLVSRTGRYKWMPIASGVLVAVALVLLSTLKPEQPLWEICAYLAVMGLGLGLNMQILVLIVQNSFPLREVGTATASNNFFRQIGATLGSAVVGSLFANRLHDLLIERLPAAAAEGGAPGGSNSLTPAVVNALPAPVKEAIISSYNDALTPIFVWMVPLALIATVLLCFVKEKPLATAIEHDVLSESISEGNILITADDAEDDAPAQASSAR; encoded by the coding sequence ATGGCCATTGCGACCACCTGCCTGGTGCTGTTTGCCACCTGGGGCGGGAGCAAGTACGAGTGGAACGATCCCATCATCCTGGCTCTGATTGCCGGCACCGTCTTGGCCGCCGTGGCTTTCGTCCTCGTGGAGCGGCGCACGGCTGAGCCGATCATTCCCCTGCACCTGTTCAAGGACCGCAACTTCAACCTCACCACCATAGCCGGCCTGCTGATCGGCGTGGCGATGTTCGGCGCCATCGGCTACCTTCCGACCTATCTTCAGATGGCCTTCAGCGTCAACGCCACCGGGTCGGGGCTGCTGATGATCCCGATGATGGGAGCCCTCCTGGTGGCTTCGGTGGTCTCCGGGCAGCTGGTCAGCAGGACAGGCCGGTACAAATGGATGCCGATCGCCAGCGGTGTCCTCGTGGCTGTGGCCTTGGTGCTGCTCTCCACCCTTAAACCGGAGCAGCCGCTGTGGGAGATCTGCGCCTACCTGGCCGTCATGGGCCTGGGCCTGGGCCTGAACATGCAGATCCTGGTCTTGATCGTCCAGAACTCCTTCCCGCTGCGCGAGGTCGGCACGGCCACCGCATCAAACAACTTCTTCCGCCAGATCGGCGCCACCTTGGGATCGGCTGTCGTGGGAAGTCTCTTCGCGAACCGCCTGCACGATCTGCTCATTGAACGGCTCCCGGCCGCGGCCGCGGAGGGCGGGGCGCCCGGCGGGTCCAACTCGTTGACGCCGGCAGTGGTGAACGCCCTGCCGGCACCGGTCAAGGAGGCGATCATCTCCTCCTACAACGACGCCCTGACACCCATCTTCGTCTGGATGGTTCCCCTGGCGCTGATCGCGACCGTGCTGCTGTGCTTTGTCAAGGAAAAGCCGCTGGCCACCGCCATCGAACACGATGTGCTCTCAGAATCGATTTCCGAGGGCAACATCCTGATCACCGCCGACGACGCCGAAGACGACGCCCCTGCCCAGGCCAGCTCCGCCCGGTAA
- a CDS encoding dihydrodipicolinate synthase family protein produces MQKFGVEDLQGVIAVTPTPSVVGAGDVASRDTVDLAETDWMIRQLVSDGVDGIMTNGTLGEMATLTLPEWQSFARQVAETAAEVAPDLPLFIGATTLNTRDTIDRIRFLQDLGVRGTFLGRPMWGGLSAETMVSYYKEIVDAFPDMALMLYDNTEAFKGPIPTAVYAELAKLPQVVGAKYIALTPKYGLDVAAVEGKMRLLTLETDWFLAKTMYPEEAVGCWSSSALCGPEPVIALREALVANNIETARHLTKRIEWTYETFLARANFPEFSKYNIALEKLRFDEAGYIKAGSPRSPFQTTPVEYLEGARETGRRWRQLVEELKADVAKPEAKP; encoded by the coding sequence ATGCAGAAGTTCGGAGTGGAGGACTTACAAGGCGTAATCGCAGTAACTCCCACCCCATCTGTTGTGGGAGCGGGTGATGTCGCGTCCCGCGACACGGTTGATCTGGCGGAAACCGACTGGATGATTCGCCAGCTCGTGTCCGACGGCGTTGATGGAATCATGACAAACGGAACCCTTGGCGAAATGGCAACTTTGACTTTGCCGGAGTGGCAGTCATTTGCGCGGCAGGTTGCGGAAACGGCGGCGGAGGTAGCGCCGGATCTGCCGCTTTTCATCGGTGCTACTACCCTCAACACGCGCGACACCATTGATCGGATCCGCTTCCTCCAGGACCTTGGCGTCCGGGGAACTTTCCTGGGCCGCCCGATGTGGGGCGGGCTCAGCGCCGAAACGATGGTTTCCTACTACAAGGAAATTGTCGATGCCTTTCCCGACATGGCCTTGATGCTTTATGACAACACAGAGGCGTTTAAGGGACCCATTCCGACGGCGGTCTATGCTGAACTGGCAAAGCTTCCTCAGGTGGTCGGGGCCAAATACATAGCCCTGACACCCAAGTATGGCCTCGACGTTGCGGCTGTCGAAGGGAAGATGCGCCTGCTCACCTTGGAGACGGACTGGTTCCTGGCCAAGACCATGTATCCGGAGGAGGCCGTCGGGTGCTGGAGCAGCAGCGCCCTCTGCGGACCGGAACCGGTTATTGCCCTCCGCGAGGCCCTGGTCGCCAACAACATCGAGACAGCGCGGCACCTGACCAAACGGATCGAATGGACGTATGAGACTTTCCTAGCGCGGGCAAATTTCCCGGAATTTTCCAAGTACAACATCGCCCTGGAGAAGCTTCGGTTCGATGAGGCCGGATACATCAAGGCCGGATCGCCCCGCTCACCCTTCCAGACCACCCCGGTCGAATACTTGGAAGGTGCGCGGGAGACCGGCCGTCGGTGGCGCCAGCTCGTAGAGGAACTGAAAGCCGACGTCGCCAAGCCAGAAGCCAAGCCATGA
- a CDS encoding MMPL family transporter, with the protein MASLLYNLGRLAYKRRWWVLALWTAVVLGTGGAAVAFHGTMSNKFSIPGTESQRVLDQLKEELPEAAGGSGAVVFHAPSGSFTPDQEQAIGDALARLRDIPEIQSAANPFELQNQIDAGAAQLAEGKTQLEAAKTQITEGRQQLDAQQAQLDAAAAAGAPGMDQALAQLQTAREELDAGAKEIAANEETLALGQRKLDAAAGMRTVSVDGRSAVTQIQFAGSIYEVKPEVREEVKAIITEASGSGVEVYLSQSITQDVSEVLGTAEIIGVGVAALVLIVMLGTLIAAGLPLLMAIIGVAVGVGGTFALSGVIEMASVSVFLALMLGLAVGIDYSLFIVNRHRTQLLHGMAMEESVARATGTSGNSVLFAGLTVVIALAALAVPGLPFLTIMGLAGAGTVALAVLVALTLTPAMLGFIGTRMVSKGAWDKARTANAAAAEKAARAGTSAEALEEAADQEHSRHGWGAFVTRHPIIVLSVTVLALAITALPAAQLRVALPDGGTEPVNSDAYKAYTTLGESFGEGVNGPIIAVGKLPAGLSDAESEKLQYDVADQSSGT; encoded by the coding sequence ATGGCATCCCTGCTTTACAACTTGGGTCGGCTAGCCTACAAGCGCCGCTGGTGGGTCCTTGCTCTCTGGACCGCCGTGGTGCTAGGCACCGGCGGCGCTGCGGTCGCGTTCCACGGCACCATGAGCAACAAGTTCAGCATTCCCGGCACCGAAAGCCAACGCGTCCTGGACCAGCTCAAAGAGGAACTGCCCGAAGCAGCCGGCGGCAGCGGCGCCGTGGTCTTCCATGCCCCCTCCGGCAGTTTCACACCTGACCAGGAACAGGCCATCGGAGACGCCCTGGCCCGGCTGAGGGACATTCCGGAAATCCAGTCAGCGGCCAACCCCTTCGAACTGCAGAACCAGATCGACGCCGGGGCAGCACAGCTGGCCGAGGGCAAGACCCAACTGGAGGCGGCCAAAACGCAGATCACTGAAGGCCGCCAGCAGCTGGATGCACAGCAGGCCCAGCTGGACGCCGCTGCAGCCGCAGGGGCCCCCGGCATGGACCAGGCCCTCGCCCAGCTGCAGACAGCCCGTGAAGAGCTGGACGCCGGCGCGAAGGAAATCGCCGCCAACGAGGAAACTCTGGCACTGGGCCAGCGCAAGTTGGACGCCGCCGCCGGGATGCGGACCGTCTCCGTGGACGGAAGGTCGGCCGTCACGCAGATACAGTTCGCCGGATCGATCTATGAAGTCAAGCCCGAAGTCCGCGAAGAGGTGAAGGCGATCATCACGGAGGCCTCCGGCTCCGGGGTGGAGGTGTATCTGAGCCAGAGCATCACCCAGGATGTCTCCGAAGTCCTCGGCACCGCGGAAATCATCGGTGTCGGCGTCGCGGCCCTGGTCCTGATCGTCATGCTCGGAACCCTGATCGCTGCCGGTCTGCCGCTGCTGATGGCCATCATCGGCGTGGCCGTCGGTGTCGGCGGGACCTTTGCACTCTCCGGTGTGATCGAAATGGCATCCGTGTCAGTATTCCTGGCCCTGATGCTCGGACTCGCTGTCGGCATCGACTACTCACTCTTTATCGTCAACAGGCACCGGACCCAACTGCTGCACGGCATGGCCATGGAGGAATCCGTGGCCCGGGCCACCGGCACGTCAGGAAATTCGGTGCTGTTCGCCGGGTTGACCGTCGTCATCGCCCTGGCCGCCCTGGCCGTACCCGGCCTTCCATTCCTGACCATCATGGGCCTGGCAGGTGCCGGCACCGTCGCCCTGGCAGTGCTCGTCGCCCTGACCCTGACCCCCGCAATGCTCGGATTCATCGGAACCCGCATGGTATCCAAAGGCGCCTGGGACAAGGCACGCACCGCCAACGCCGCCGCCGCCGAGAAAGCGGCCCGGGCCGGGACATCGGCCGAAGCCCTGGAAGAAGCCGCCGACCAGGAACACAGCCGCCACGGCTGGGGCGCGTTCGTAACCCGCCACCCCATCATCGTTCTGAGCGTTACGGTCCTGGCCCTGGCCATCACCGCACTTCCGGCAGCCCAGCTCCGGGTAGCCCTGCCAGACGGAGGCACCGAGCCGGTGAACTCCGACGCCTACAAGGCCTACACCACCCTCGGTGAGTCCTTTGGTGAAGGCGTCAACGGCCCCATCATCGCCGTCGGCAAACTCCCGGCAGGGCTCAGCGACGCCGAATCAGAAAAACTGCAGTACGACGTCGCTGACCAGAGCTCCGGGACGTAA
- a CDS encoding aldehyde dehydrogenase, with protein METSLVIDNKDRKALDEKTFDRIHPISGDVVTTAAAAAQEDAIEAVDSAQAAFLTWSKTGPSERRAIMLKAADSLEAKMPDFISAMAQEVGASELWAAFNVVAAANLFREAAGLATQIQGETIPTDKPGTLSMTVRQPVGVILSIAPWNGPVALGARAIAYPLVCGNTVVFRASESSPKTHLLIAEALRDAGLPDGVLNVITNAAEDSPQIIDTLISHKSVRRINFTGSSRVGRIIAEKAARELKPVLLELGGKSPLVVLDDANIDDAVRAAVFGSFLYQGQICMSTERIVVDDSVADEFVQKFAARAAELGTGDPVTDGSCIVGPMLNAKNGPRLNGMMEDALSKGARVVAGGIADGAVMPATIIDHVTPEMQIYDEETFGPITTVVRAKGYDDAIGIANDTAYGLSAAVFGQDINRTLDAAMRIESGACHINGPTVQNEAQAPYGGVKDSGYGRFDGRAVINEFTELKWITVGRSDQQYPF; from the coding sequence GTGGAAACATCACTCGTTATTGACAACAAGGACCGCAAGGCACTCGACGAAAAAACCTTTGATCGCATTCATCCGATCAGCGGGGACGTTGTCACAACGGCCGCTGCCGCCGCACAGGAAGACGCCATCGAAGCGGTCGATTCGGCTCAGGCAGCCTTTCTGACCTGGTCCAAGACGGGTCCGTCCGAGCGGCGTGCGATCATGCTGAAGGCGGCGGACTCCCTGGAAGCCAAGATGCCGGATTTCATCTCCGCCATGGCCCAGGAAGTTGGTGCGTCCGAACTCTGGGCCGCCTTCAACGTCGTCGCGGCCGCGAACCTCTTCCGGGAGGCTGCAGGTCTGGCCACCCAGATTCAGGGCGAGACCATCCCGACGGACAAGCCGGGAACCCTCTCCATGACTGTTCGCCAGCCGGTCGGCGTGATTCTGAGCATCGCTCCCTGGAACGGACCTGTGGCTCTGGGCGCCCGGGCCATCGCCTACCCGCTGGTATGCGGTAACACTGTAGTGTTCCGGGCTTCCGAATCGAGCCCGAAAACCCACCTGCTCATTGCCGAGGCGCTGCGGGACGCCGGACTGCCCGACGGCGTGCTCAATGTCATCACCAACGCTGCGGAGGACTCCCCGCAGATCATAGACACCCTGATCTCGCACAAGTCCGTTCGCCGCATCAACTTCACGGGATCAAGCCGTGTGGGTCGCATCATCGCCGAAAAGGCTGCACGGGAACTCAAGCCGGTTTTGCTCGAACTCGGCGGAAAGTCGCCCTTAGTCGTTCTGGATGACGCCAACATCGACGACGCCGTGCGCGCCGCTGTGTTCGGTTCATTCCTCTACCAGGGCCAGATCTGCATGTCCACGGAGCGGATCGTTGTCGATGATTCAGTCGCCGACGAATTCGTGCAGAAGTTCGCGGCACGGGCGGCCGAGCTGGGAACGGGAGACCCTGTCACTGACGGTTCCTGCATCGTGGGCCCGATGCTGAACGCCAAGAACGGTCCGCGCCTCAACGGCATGATGGAGGACGCACTCTCCAAGGGAGCTAGGGTAGTTGCCGGCGGCATCGCGGACGGCGCGGTCATGCCCGCCACAATCATTGACCACGTCACGCCGGAAATGCAGATCTACGACGAGGAGACCTTCGGTCCGATCACCACGGTGGTTCGCGCCAAGGGCTACGACGACGCCATCGGCATCGCCAACGACACGGCGTACGGCCTCTCGGCCGCTGTTTTCGGCCAGGACATCAACCGCACCCTCGACGCCGCCATGCGGATCGAATCGGGTGCCTGCCACATCAACGGACCCACGGTCCAGAACGAGGCACAGGCACCCTACGGTGGAGTCAAGGACAGCGGCTACGGACGGTTTGACGGCCGCGCGGTGATCAACGAGTTCACCGAACTGAAGTGGATCACCGTCGGTCGTTCGGACCAGCAGTACCCGTTCTAG
- the hcaB gene encoding 3-(cis-5,6-dihydroxycyclohexa-1,3-dien-1-yl)propanoate dehydrogenase: MGFLDGKVALVTGGGSGIGRGVVELFVQEGAKVGILEISRDKTADLRKNFSSDSVVVIEGDATSMDDNDKAVAETVSAFGPLTTLVCVVGVFDYFTEIPQLPKEKISDAFDQLFAVNVKSNIMTVKAALDQLIANRGDVVMTVSNAGFYAGGGGPLYMASKFAVRGLITELAYELSPNVRVNGVAPGGTVTDLRGVPALANEGLRLKDVPDIEGLIGGNNPLGIVAQPSDHAWAFAYLASRERSAAVTGTIINSDGGLGVRGMTRMAGLQN; the protein is encoded by the coding sequence ATGGGATTTTTGGATGGAAAGGTCGCGCTCGTCACGGGCGGCGGCTCAGGCATCGGCCGAGGGGTAGTTGAACTCTTTGTGCAGGAGGGTGCCAAGGTCGGCATCCTGGAGATTTCACGCGATAAAACTGCAGATCTGCGCAAGAACTTCTCGTCAGATTCTGTTGTCGTTATCGAGGGCGATGCGACGTCCATGGATGACAACGACAAGGCGGTTGCCGAAACTGTCTCGGCCTTTGGTCCGCTCACCACTCTGGTCTGTGTAGTGGGTGTTTTCGACTACTTCACGGAGATTCCCCAGCTGCCCAAGGAGAAGATCAGTGATGCCTTTGACCAGCTGTTTGCGGTTAATGTCAAGAGCAACATCATGACGGTCAAGGCAGCCCTGGACCAGCTCATCGCGAATCGCGGCGACGTCGTGATGACCGTATCGAACGCCGGGTTCTACGCCGGCGGGGGCGGGCCGCTGTATATGGCCTCGAAATTCGCTGTCCGCGGGCTCATCACGGAACTGGCGTACGAGCTCTCGCCGAACGTTCGGGTCAACGGCGTGGCGCCCGGCGGGACGGTCACGGATCTTCGGGGTGTCCCGGCGCTGGCCAACGAGGGTCTGCGACTCAAGGATGTACCGGACATCGAGGGTCTCATTGGGGGGAACAACCCACTTGGGATTGTCGCACAGCCCTCCGATCACGCGTGGGCATTTGCGTACCTGGCCTCCCGTGAGCGCAGTGCGGCAGTGACGGGCACCATCATCAACAGCGACGGCGGCCTGGGAGTTCGTGGAATGACCCGCATGGCGGGCCTCCAAAACTAG
- a CDS encoding TetR/AcrR family transcriptional regulator — MSGSPDTVRSVQPGWEANKAATRNAIVETAMNLVRVKGPGRFTVDDIAAGAGVSRRTFFNYFPSREAALVVSIEDFLDHAADQFLARPAEEPLVESMYEVLIALADPIHLAAMAEVYGLAGTDAQMNRFQLQGWQNCADRLVTAISQRPGADHDPLYASALVGSVLSSGKAALAQWYRRTGGDVTEQSLTLLRQLLVDVIGYLRHGFTR; from the coding sequence ATGAGTGGTTCTCCGGACACGGTCCGCTCCGTCCAGCCCGGCTGGGAAGCGAACAAAGCCGCGACCCGCAACGCAATTGTGGAGACGGCGATGAATCTGGTCCGGGTGAAGGGCCCGGGCCGGTTTACCGTGGACGACATCGCCGCCGGCGCCGGGGTGTCACGGCGGACTTTTTTCAATTACTTCCCCAGCCGTGAGGCAGCCCTGGTGGTCAGCATCGAGGACTTCCTGGACCATGCGGCTGACCAGTTCCTGGCCCGCCCCGCGGAAGAGCCGCTGGTCGAATCCATGTACGAGGTGCTGATCGCCCTGGCGGATCCGATCCACCTGGCCGCGATGGCCGAGGTGTACGGTCTGGCCGGGACTGACGCGCAGATGAACCGGTTCCAGCTCCAAGGATGGCAGAACTGCGCCGACAGGTTGGTCACCGCTATCAGTCAACGCCCGGGAGCGGACCACGATCCCCTGTATGCCAGCGCCCTGGTCGGTTCCGTGCTCTCCTCCGGGAAAGCCGCCCTGGCCCAGTGGTACCGCCGCACCGGCGGTGACGTTACGGAGCAGTCCCTGACGCTCCTGCGCCAGCTCCTGGTCGACGTGATCGGATACCTGCGCCACGGCTTCACCCGATAA